Genomic segment of Canis aureus isolate CA01 chromosome 16, VMU_Caureus_v.1.0, whole genome shotgun sequence:
TGGGGACCTGGTTCATGCCCTGAATACACCTCCATGTGGGTTGTATTTATGGCTTCCTGCTGGTCAGCGGGGTCAGTGGCAGTAAACCTCACCACTGGGTCTGCTGGGAAAActgcccccccaggcccccccccaggccccctctcccggccctcctcctccctccctgaccCCCTCACCAGCCTGTGGCTCTTCCTACAGAAGCCCTGCATGGAGCAAGTTGGCAAACACATTCCTCCAGGTGAGGACGTCCTGAGCCGCGGGTGGTCAGCAGGAGCGCTGGGTGGAGGGGTCCCAGGCAGGCCTCCGGGGGTGCTTAGGCCCCAGAGGGAGGAAGCTGTGGGTCTGTGGTGCAGGAGCTCCTCTGCTTCAGCATGTTCCACATGGGGAGTGGGCAACTGAGTCCCTGCTCTGTCACCCCACAGGCCCACCGGCGGCAGGGAGGCCAGAGCCCAGCCCCTCTGAGGACCCCTCCGGCACCGGGGTAAGAGGCACTGGCCTTCACGTTGCTGCCCTGTCCCTCAGACGGCCCTGGGGACCCAAGTTGTGGAGCCTCACTggcctgcagcccccacccctctgCTCCAAGGCCATCCCAGCTGGGCCCCCAGCGAGCAGCTCCAGGCTGGACTGAGCCAGGCTGACCGCTGCCTTTCTGCTTCATCCCAGGTGGTGGCTACAGGCGGCCCTGAGTCCTTGGTGACGGTCACCGTGCAGTGTGCCTTCACCCTGGCCCTGAAGGTCCCCTGGGGAGCTGGCCTGCCCCACCTGCGGACCCTGCTGAGCcaggctctccctctgcaggcccAGCATGGGCAGCTCAGGTGAGCAGATGACAGGTTCATGGGGACCGCAGAGGTCAGAGATCAGCACCTGCCTGAAGCAGCCCTGCCCCCTCGCCCACTCTGGGGGGGTCTCTTTGCAGTTACCGGGATCCTAGCCATGAGGCACGCTGGGTCGCCCTCCCCGGGGAGGAAGCACTGCAGGGGGCCTGGCGAGACACAGCGGCCAGCCCCAGGGGACTGCAGCTGCAGTGCCGGGTGAGACTTGGAGCTGTGGGTGTGGATCTatggggtgggggcctgggcctGTCTCTGCCCTGCCGGCCCTGCAGCCTGCCCCCTCTTCCTGCCACAGGCAGCAGGCAGCCGGCCAGTCCTGTACCAGGCGGTGGCCCAGCACAACTACTGTGCCCAGGGGCCTGAGGACCTAGACTTGCGGCAGGGGGACATGGTGGACGTCCTGTGTGCAGGTCAGTGGGCTGCTGGGCCCAGGGCTTCTATGAGTGTATGACAGTTGCTATGCTCTGAGGGGCCCTGATGTTCCCTTGCATGTAGTGGACCCGGCGTGGCTGGAGGGCCACTGTGACGGCCGCATCGGCATCTTCCCCAAGTGCTTCGTGGTCCCAGCTGGATGGTGCATGTGAGGAGCCTGACACCCCAAATCCAGAGAAGAAATCGCCCCAGGATGATTTCTTCCTGTGGCAAGGAGGGTTTTAATAAAGCATCTTCCCCACACTGAGGTGTGGTCTGTATTCTCGGCTTGTCCATTTCAGGGGCCACAAAGGCTTCTGGGGGTGGGAGCCCAGGAGTGGCCATGGAGCCTGGATTCCACTCCCTCAGGCAGCAGACTACCAGGGCCGCAGCTGgcctctccccagcctcctcctgaGGCCCTGCCCGCCTCTCCCAGGGAGCCAGGCCCCTCCCTGCCACGAGGTCACCCCCACTTTTGGGCTTGACGGGGCCCCACAGCCTGCTAATGCAGTAGACCACACTGCCCTGGGGAAGTGTGGTGGAGGACTGGGTGACGaagtggggagcaggagagggggtaggagggaggcgcggggtggggggggttggggagggaggaggaagaaagagggagcggggaaggggagcagaggggtgcctgaggggggtgggagggaagctGAGGGGGGCAAGGGAGGAGCAGGGGGTGAcgggaggagagcagaggggggtaggagggggaggcgggaagggagcaggagggggGCCACAGCACACCCTGACCAGCCCACAGCAACCCTGAGGACAGAGCGTGGCTGTCTGAGCACGAGACCAGGGCCCCCAGGACAGGGAGGCCATATGGGTCAGGAGCGCGGAAGGCAGCCCTGGGCTGTgggagctgggcctgggcctccaACAGTGGGTGGTGGCCCACTCAGCTGTGGGGCCAGAGGAGGTGGACAGCAGCAGCTCCAAGAGTGGCCCCGAGCGTAAGCACCATGAAGCCAGCACCTGCTGCCCACACGCCATAACTCTGGGCCCTCCACTGGGCGGGCACGGCGGCTGGGATCATGCTGGTCAGGTTCAGCATGTAGCCCAGCGTCCAGCCAATACTGGTGCCGCCGACCTGTGGGACACGAGGCTGGTAAGGGCAGCTGCCCCAGAGCCCCTGCCCCGGATGGCTGGGCCCAGGAGGTGATCACCTGCTTGCGGAACTCGATGCTGGGCCAGGTCTCTTCACTGAAGCCGTAGCCTTCCAGCAGCAGCGTGAGTATGTACAGGCCCGAGGCACAATAGTCACGCAGCCAGCGCTCCTGCCCCCGTGCGCTTGCCTCCACCTGGGGGCCGGCATTTGAGGGGCGGGGGGATGCACCCCTCCCGTCCCATGGGGGCTGGACCCACCCAAGCACATGGCCTGGGTCGTGCCTCGTGCCTGTGATTGCTGCAGCCTAGGGCACCGGGAGGCTGTGCTGGGGACCCCGCATGTCCCCTACCTGCTTCCAGGGCCTCTGGCAGAACTCCCACACAGTGGTGTTGACAGTGGCCAGCGGCTGCTTGGACGTGAGGTTCAAGAAGGCGAAGGTGTAGTAAAAGGACGAGAAGGCCTGGGCACAAGGAGTCAGGTGGGTGCGCCTGCATTGGGCCGGTGCCGGGGGCCCCGGTCAAGGGAGCCCCAGTGTGCGGCAGGCCGAGTCCCCAAGGCCCCCGCCTGGCATCAGGCCCCTGGGGCTCCAGAAGGAGGCTAGGACCCGGGGGGCGACAGGACAGTGCTCACATAGAACTGGCCCTGCACGGGGGGCTGGTAGACCCCGTCGAAGGTGCAGTGTCCTCGGCCCTCGCAGCTGGAGAAGTTGAAGAGGCCTTGGATAGCTGAGACACAGGCTGTGGGGCTCCCCGTTCCTTCCACGGTCAGGTTCCCTGCCCCATGTTGGGGGGGCGGGGTATGCACACAGGGTGACTCGTACAGGGTGGCCAGGGACAGCATGGCCCGGTAGCCTCTATGGTAGCATGGGTGGCAGaccagggggccggggctggcctgCAAGAGGTCAGGGGGCAGCCTGGAGCCTAGCACAGGCCCAGAGGCTGTCCTGCCGCCCCCCCTTTCCCTACAGCCAGGCCAACCTGAAccagctgagccaggagcctaGTCAGCATCTGGTCATGGCCAAAGCACAGGTAGCTGTGGGTGTAGACGCGGTGCTCAGAGCCATAGAGGCGGAAGGTGGCCTGACTGCTCTCGTCCAGGATAGGGCCTCTGGGCACAAAGGTGATCTGCGTGGAGGCCCCACCCATGTCCAGGGCACCCACTAGGGTCCCCTCCAGGGGCCGGATCCATTCTCCAGAGAAAGAGTACTGGGGACCAACAGGTGCAGTGAGTCCCGGCACCTGCCGCACCAACCCCAGCCCTGGTCCCCCTCCCCGGGGCAGCCGTGGCACCTGGACCAGCCTGCCCAGGACGTAGTTGATGGTGATCCAGCCAAAGGCACCTTCGTCCTGCCCAGTCAGGAGCTCAGCACCCCGAAAGTCCAGGGGAGAccggcccagggcctggctgaCTGCCGCAAAGATGGCTGTGGCCTGGGAGCCATTCTTCTGGCTGCGTGGACGGGACCAGCTGCCCAAGTGGGAAACCCACGGCCCTGCCGCCCGCCCACCTGCTGCGGCCTTGGCCCCTCAGCTCCTGGGGGTTCCTCCTGCGAGCGCTGGGCACTGGGCCCTGGGCCGCCCTCACCTGAGCAGCCTCATGCCAGCTGTGGCCCCCAGGAAGGCGGGCGTTTCCTGATGTTTTGCTTGTGGGATAATCACCAGGGCCTCTTCCAGGCAGCCCTGCAGGCTCTCCCCAGCCTGCGCAGGGTCAGAGGCATACGAAGAGATGCCTGGCCCTGAAACACAGCACCCGGGACACAGGGCTGTAGCTGCTCGGTGCCCCCAGGAGGCCCGGCAGTGTCTTTATCCCAGGACTTCTGGGTGAGATCTTATTTGGgaaaaaggtctttgcagatataattaaggatcTTAAGAGGAGGCTCagcaggccccctggggccctgaATCCAAGGCCCATGTCTGTCTAAGGGAGGACAGGGGGTGGTGACACACACGGGGAAGGCCTTGCAACGCCACAGGGAGAGGGGATGACAGGCTGGTGGGTGCTGTGCCAGGTCCCTGCAGGCAGACAGCTCGGCTCCAGCGCCGCcatgagctgagccacccaggtcactCCCCCAACCTCTCTGACCACTTTTCTTTCGGGTCAATTAACTGACTTGCTAAAGGACGTGAACGCAGCCCCCACTGGCTCCGGCCTCCCCCCAGCTGGTGCCACTCCTGCCCCCCCGCACGTGAATCCCACCCAGGGAGCAGGCCACAGCTGTCCACACCCACACCGCTGAGGCGCTGCCTCCTGACCTTTCACCTGGCAGGCCAGCGCCTGGCTGACCACGCCTGTGCTGTTCTGCTTGTCTGCTGGCCACCGATACACAAAGAGGGACGTGTGGGTGGACCCGGCGTCAAACACGACCCCAAACTGAGGGTGACAGCAGGGTCAGGATGGTGCCGCCTGCccagcctcctcctgccccagcccagggcctACCTTGGTGTCTGTGGGCAGGAGGACACTGGTGGCCTCCACCAGGATGAGGATGAGCGTGGTGAGGCCTGAGGCCACTGTGGCCCCCAGCAGGGTGCTTAGGACCCGCTGCTTCCAGGTCGGCCCCATGAGGGCTGGGCACCTGCAGAGGGGGCACCTGTGGGCACCCAGACTCTCTGTGCTGCAGCTGCAGACGCTGCCTGCCCTGGAAGGTCAATGTGTCCTCCCTGGTTGGTGGGCCTCCGTCCTCCCTGGTCACTGGGCCTCTGTCCTCCGTGGTCACTGGGTCTCCATCCTCCCTGGTCGGTGGGCCTCCGTACTTCCTGGTGGGTGGGTTTCTGTCCTTCCTGGTTGGTGGGTCTCTATCCTCATGGTTGGTGGGCAGGGCCAAAGACCAGCATGTCAGAGCCAGGCCTGCCTGGGGTGCCAAGGGGCCAGGGCTAGCCTGAGATGAGCAATGGTGAGGCGGTGGCATCCAGAGGAGCCTCTTCCTCATGCCGGGGCCATGGTGTCTTCTaggcagccccctcccctgccctcctgggggaAGGAGTCCCGCACTGCAGGTCAGCGCAACTGACCTCAAGGGACCCAGCCCCCCTCCTCTgctgccctcctgcctcctctctgcagCCCCAACCTGATCCTGGTGGGCATAGGTGCCTGGCTGGGGGTCCAGGGAGCCTCAAGTGTCCTCTGAGGAGTGTGGTTGGCAGGGGCCTGAGGAGCACGTCATGACTAAGGACCTTGAGCTTGGGGAGCTCGGAACAAAGACGCTGGTTTCTGgttgaacccccccccccaaaaaaaaaaaaaaaaaaaaaaaaacaacccctgGCTTCTGTCATTGGATTCCGAAATGGTTTAGTTGGCTCCAGACGGGCTCTGGGCCACTGGCTGGGCTGAGCCAGGAACACGCTTAGCACAGGGGCCCCAACACCCCAGGCCAGGCCGTGCGAGGGGCCCTCAGGAGTCTAGGCACCTGGTGTCCCCCCCGAAGGCACCACTCCCTGGGGTCTCCCGTGCTAGAGGTCCTGCGACTGGGTGTTCACTGTGACCCTCACAGAAATGGAGATAAACGCAGGTGATTTCAAGCtgagtgaggggcaggggaggtaGTACCATGAGGCCATGGCCCCCAGTGACCAGGGACAGGATGGGCTGCGAGGTGAGGGTCCCATTTTAAGGCAGGAGGGACAGACTCCGAAGGTGGGTGGCCTCTCAGGTCCGGAGGAGACCCAGCCTGGGTCCCCACCCAGCATGCAGGTCACAGGCAGGGCCCAGGGATGCCGGAACCCCTCTCAGAGCTCCCCCCAAGAACACGCATCCTGAGACCCCCAGCCAGAGGATGGGCAAACTCCTCCACTGTCAGGATAGCCCCCCTTGACCAGCACAGCCCCCTCCTGACCAGGACAGTCCCCCTCTGACCGGGACAGCTCCCCTTACCTGTGCTGCCAGAGAGACTGCTGCAGCGAGGACAGAGCTGGGCGGCCGTCCCTCGGGCTCCCGTCCCTTGGGCTCCTGCCAAGTGCTGTCCCGCCTCCGTCCCTCTGCTGGTCACCACCctcctccacctgggcctcagcagcAGGTGACAGGGTCTGGGAAGGGTCCCCACCGGTGGGTACTGCTCATGCCCAATCCAGACTGGCCACCAGTTCTGTGCAGTGAGCTCAGGCCCCGCTGAGGGGTCACCCTCATCCCCCAGGGTCACCCCCCAGGGTTACGACCTCGCCCCACCTGCCCCACTCAGTGGCCCGCCCAGGGGCCCCCACCCCTCTGGAGGCTGCACGCACAGACTTTGCCCTCtgaccctgccctcccctgcgGGCAGCCTGGGCTTGGCCTAAGGGCAGGTCAGACTCCGGTGACCCAGGGCTTGGCCAGAGCAAAGGCCAGAGGAGGCCTAACTGACACATGGTCCAGGGAGGACAGGGACACCCAGCTCCCTGGTGCTGCTGTTTGGTTATTTTGAGTGTACAATGAAGTCGCTCTGTTTTTGCATGTGTGTAGACACACAGGAACACCACCAGTCACCCCTCCCCGTGCCCCTTGGGTCGTGCCCTGTCCCCCTGGTCCCCCACCCTGCCAAATGCCTCTGGTCACAGTCCTGTTGCTGGGAGGTGGCCACGGGGCTGGGTGAGCCTGGTGGCCCCCACGCAGAGCAGAGTGCTTCCTGGTCCCTCCTGCGCCTGGGCCAGTCCGTATAGATGGGGTGCATGTTGGCTGGCCTGCCTCGGGGAAGCATCTGGGGAGTCTTCACTCTGGCCGTGGCTGTGGAGGTCCTGGTGCCCAGATCGCCCCCGGGAGACACACTGCCGAGCACATGGCCAAGTCATGTTGACCTGGATTCCAAACTGCCTAGGTCTGCAGCAAGGTCCAGCTTCCCGCCTCCTCCCCAGCATTTGGGGTCATGATTTTTAACTTCAGCTGATCTGATGGGTGAAGCCTCATTATGGGTTCGCATTGCCCCCATGGCTGGGATCCTGGGCACCTGTGCAGCACTGATGTGCACACGCATCTTCCCCAATCACGTGTCACATCTCCTCCCTTTAAACTGGATTCTTTCATGTCTTCCCATGAGAGTCAAGGAGTCTGAAGAGGCGGCTTTCAGCTCAGGGGCTTGAGTGACCCCCGGCTGCACGGACAGTCCATCAGGAGACCCCCCCTTGATGTATGCGTAGGCCTAACTGACCTAGGGATACTCACGACCCGGCACTGGAACCAGGAAAGGAGGACCGTCTGTGGCCATGAGGCCAGTGCCCACCCACTGCCCTAGGGCtgccctccctgggcctgtgctccctgcccttcctgcctCTACTGGAAGCTCTTGCCCAGCTGCTAGTCTCCGAGATGCCTGGTTCACAACGTGTGTTTAGAGCCACGGTGCCTCTGTTTCGCATGCGCTGCATGGTTTCGGCCAAGGTCACGGCCACCATGCAGGGATGGCCCGACTATGGCCCCACTGCCGAGAGCACCCTCCTTCCCGCATGACCTCTCATGCCCCCTTCTCACGCACCTGGCCACGTGTGCGGCCTCCTTCTGGATCCTGCTGTGTCCGCCTGCCCCATGTCTGTCTGAGCTGGGCCGGCGTGTACCTCTGGCTGCCGTGCCCTGGAAGCCCTGGGAGCACAGCAAAGCCCCTATCCAGCTTCGTGTCTCCTGAAAGTTGCTTAGTTCTCCTCGCTCCTATGTGCTTCCAGGTAAAGTTTGCCGGCCTCTCTAGCTACAAAACCTCCTTCTGAAATTTCTGCGACCATTTTAGGGAGAATTGACAGCCTCACAAGTGTCAGCCTTCGGGTCTGCGAACACAGTCCTGTTTATTTAGGATTTAGGtcttttaaatatgttctttGGCCAGAATTTCTAGTTTTCAGAACCACGATCCTGCACATGTGTGTTTTTGAATTCAGCTTATTTGAGCACAACGGCCAAGTGAACCCATTTCTCTGTCTCACACATTCTGCGTATGGGAGGTCACAGGCTGTAGCTCTGTCTGCCTGATAAGCAGGC
This window contains:
- the ENTPD8 gene encoding ectonucleoside triphosphate diphosphohydrolase 8 isoform X1 — its product is MGPTWKQRVLSTLLGATVASGLTTLILILVEATSVLLPTDTKFGVVFDAGSTHTSLFVYRWPADKQNSTGVVSQALACQVKGPGISSYASDPAQAGESLQGCLEEALVIIPQAKHQETPAFLGATAGMRLLSQKNGSQATAIFAAVSQALGRSPLDFRGAELLTGQDEGAFGWITINYVLGRLVQYSFSGEWIRPLEGTLVGALDMGGASTQITFVPRGPILDESSQATFRLYGSEHRVYTHSYLCFGHDQMLTRLLAQLVQASPGPLVCHPCYHRGYRAMLSLATLYESPCVHTPPPQHGAGNLTVEGTGSPTACVSAIQGLFNFSSCEGRGHCTFDGVYQPPVQGQFYAFSSFYYTFAFLNLTSKQPLATVNTTVWEFCQRPWKQVEASARGQERWLRDYCASGLYILTLLLEGYGFSEETWPSIEFRKQVITSWAQPSGAGALGQLPLPASCPTGRRHQYWLDAGLHAEPDQHDPSRRARPVEGPELWRVGSRCWLHGAYARGHSWSCCCPPPLAPQLSGPPPTVGGPGPAPTAQGCLPRS
- the ENTPD8 gene encoding ectonucleoside triphosphate diphosphohydrolase 8 isoform X2, which produces MGPTWKQRVLSTLLGATVASGLTTLILILVEATSVLLPTDTKFGVVFDAGSTHTSLFVYRWPADKQNSTGVVSQALACQVKGPGISSYASDPAQAGESLQGCLEEALVIIPQAKHQETPAFLGATAGMRLLSQKNGSQATAIFAAVSQALGRSPLDFRGAELLTGQDEGAFGWITINYVLGRLVQYSFSGEWIRPLEGTLVGALDMGGASTQITFVPRGPILDESSQATFRLYGSEHRVYTHSYLCFGHDQMLTRLLAQLVQASPGPLVCHPCYHRGYRAMLSLATLYESPCVHTPPPQHGAGNLTVEGTGSPTACVSAIQGLFNFSSCEGRGHCTFDGVYQPPVQGQFYAFSSFYYTFAFLNLTSKQPLATVNTTVWEFCQRPWKQVEASARGQERWLRDYCASGLYILTLLLEGYGFSEETWPSIEFRKQVGGTSIGWTLGYMLNLTSMIPAAVPAQWRAQSYGVWAAGAGFMVLTLGATLGAAAVHLLWPHS
- the ENTPD8 gene encoding ectonucleoside triphosphate diphosphohydrolase 8 isoform X3; the protein is MRLLSQKNGSQATAIFAAVSQALGRSPLDFRGAELLTGQDEGAFGWITINYVLGRLVQYSFSGEWIRPLEGTLVGALDMGGASTQITFVPRGPILDESSQATFRLYGSEHRVYTHSYLCFGHDQMLTRLLAQLVQASPGPLVCHPCYHRGYRAMLSLATLYESPCVHTPPPQHGAGNLTVEGTGSPTACVSAIQGLFNFSSCEGRGHCTFDGVYQPPVQGQFYAFSSFYYTFAFLNLTSKQPLATVNTTVWEFCQRPWKQVEASARGQERWLRDYCASGLYILTLLLEGYGFSEETWPSIEFRKQVITSWAQPSGAGALGQLPLPASCPTGRRHQYWLDAGLHAEPDQHDPSRRARPVEGPELWRVGSRCWLHGAYARGHSWSCCCPPPLAPQLSGPPPTVGGPGPAPTAQGCLPRS